The segment GCAAAAAAGCGGTTTTGAAATGGCCCTGGAAGCTCATCCACCTCCATACGGGCATCGGGCAAAAAAACGCGAAAAATGCCAAAGCAGCCCCGAAGGCCAAAAAGCTCGAAAAACTGCTCTTCAACCTAGAAACAGACATCGGTGAGGAAAGCAACCTCGCCGCTGAAAAGCCCGAAATCGTCGCAGAACTGGAAAAGCTCATGCAGGCCTCTTGGCGTGCTCCGTGACGTGCTCCACCGCATTCAGTGGTGCCATTTCGATGGGCAAAGGAATCGTAAACCCAGGTCCCCTTCCCTGCTTGTCATGAATCTGCGGCTCCCGTAGCGGATTCGGGCATGGGGCTGTAGGATCGCCTCATTTTCCATCCAGATAGGCCGCTAGAGCCTGTGCGAGCTGGGTGCCGACGGTGATGTAGCCTGCTGAGTTGCCATGAGGATTGTTCCAGGCAGTTTCGAGGGTGATGGAGATGCTGGACTCGCTGGTATGTGCACGTGCCCAACCGCTGCTCATGCGTCCGCGTTCTTCCTCGGTCTTTACGTAGGTGGCAAAGCGGTAGCGTGGATCGACACGCATAGGGCTGGTGATGTGCGCGGCGGCGAGCTCGATCCAGCGCTGATAATTCTCCCGGCGGAGTGCGCTGAGGCTTTCAAATCCAAATGGACCAAAGAAGAACGGGACACGATCACCTGCGCCGGGATTGTGCAAGTCCAGGAAGACATCGAGCCCGTGCTGGGCCTCGATGGCGAGGATGCGCTTCTGTGCTGCGGCGACTTCTGGATAGTGCGGAGCGGTGGACCAGTCGCGATTGTGGTCTTGGGGGATGGCTTCTTTGCCACCAGCCCCCAGAGCGACGTTGTCCACATCCATGATGGGTATGTAGTGAATGCAGCAGCGCTGGCGCAGTGACTGAGCGGCGGCATCTTTGCCAGAGATCCAGTCGATGAAGCCGCGGCCCACCCATGCACCACCAGCCTCCCAGGCATGTTGGCGTGCGTTGACCCAGACTTG is part of the Verrucomicrobiaceae bacterium genome and harbors:
- a CDS encoding zinc carboxypeptidase is translated as MKRLFLLLLALASPTHAEWRVATDFEGGNAEVVTLDEARGILRIMPALRTGRGWPCWWYFRLDGLQPGQQLTLEVQAQTREFRPGTILNASWCQPDLAAISHDGQVWAQSAQSERTPEKVAIYRLKAAGTSLWAAWGPPFLPSHAEKLLAEIDTRLGDAAERFELAKTREGRSVHGIRIGAVDADRQVWVNARQHAWEAGGAWVGRGFIDWISGKDAAAQSLRQRCCIHYIPIMDVDNVALGAGGKEAIPQDHNRDWSTAPHYPEVAAAQKRILAIEAQHGLDVFLDLHNPGAGDRVPFFFGPFGFESLSALRRENYQRWIELAAAHITSPMRVDPRYRFATYVKTEEERGRMSSGWARAHTSESSISITLETAWNNPHGNSAGYITVGTQLAQALAAYLDGK